Within the Glycine max cultivar Williams 82 chromosome 12, Glycine_max_v4.0, whole genome shotgun sequence genome, the region GTATTTACGACgcgcattctacatcggtcgtGCGAACCCATAGTAGTTTCTTgcacggtggcatttttgtaatattagCTTCTTCATCAACGACGGTGCTACAAAAGCACGTCATTGAACAGTCCTTTCCTGTTTTGCCACTGCGTTTTTGGGAAGCACCGTCGTTGACTATCCCATCATTTAGTCACGTGAAAGCTTTCCCTCCCTGAACTTGGTGTGCTCACTCAGTTTTGAACTTCGCGCGCATGTCACAACCTTCCCTCCCTGAGCTCACGGTGTTCCTGGTGCTACCTTCGATGCCGCCTCGCCACTAACATCGAACATCTTCGGCCGCCGTCACTTACCATGATCATGTAGGTTGGTCAGTCTCTGATTTCCCTAATTTTATTGTTACATATATGTTGAAAACCCTCCATTAGGGTACGCTTCTTGAAATGTCGAACATTTCCTTCTAGGCCTTCATGGTCTTTAGTAGTTCTATGGTAGTTTTCGACCTTTTGGGAATATTAGGGTTTACTGAAATCGCAAACATTATGATATTTCACAACATCTCTTGTCAAGTATAACTTAGGTTGTTGAGAGCAGTTGTGGTTCTCTGAATCAATTTTGAAATTCCACTTAATTAGCATCTCTTGTCAAGTATAACTTAGCTTCTCTGAATCAATTTCGAACATTAgcatcaaaaatatttttccttccttcttgTTTTAAAACAAGATGGAAGGATAACTCAAGCTTGAAGCACTTCCTTATGTAGAGAACCTTGAATTATTTCtgcttcaattatttctttcatCCTGCTTGAAGCACTTTTTATCTAGAGAACCTTGAATTGGTTTGTGGGTAGCATTTGATGGTTGAGTTGTGAGTTGGGTAACTCCTATTCTTGTTTCAATTCATGAAAATGAGAGTAGGACATGCACTAACTTCCCACTCATTGAATATACCAGAATAGAAAACTAACTAACATAATGCCACTAGCTAACTGATCCACTTAAATGGTTAACAACTATTGGcacatgtataaaaaaatgattgttgACTGAAATTTATTTCGATTTaaaaagaggtgaaaggaatgaAAGAGGGGATGTAGTTTACCtaatttctttaataaattaaaaaggatgtagctttgaattttaaaaaaataatctaaaaacctTGTaacatttcctgcgagaacagAGAGAGACATCTCTGTTTTAAAGGTGCTCTCCTTTGCTATAAAGCCTCTACACCAGTGATGAGAAATTCTTGCCTTTTAAGAAtttagattaattaaaaaatacatttatccCTCTTGGAATTTACACTAATATTGTTTCTGTTACAGGATTTagtattcttatatttttataaagcaTGTATTATTATTGTCTACAAAATAGTCTTCTTGCTGATACAAAATTTGTTGTGACAACAATCTCattatgcctaacttcatctgAATTATTCATTCCTTGACTTTATGCATATGTGTGACCCTCAATTTGTGCTTCCTATTTACAGAATCCCTCGAAGTGAAGCCTTCATCGTTCGGTTCAATCTCTGTGAAGGAATGCCATAAAAGTTCATCTGTGAAGTCTGCGTGAAATGTAAGTATTGTGAACGAGTGTTTTCCTTGAAACATTGAACAATGCTTGAACGCATTTATGTTGGGTGTTTGCCTAATTTAAGTTATGCTGGGTGTGCGTATGTTGGTTGTTTGCCCTATTTGTCCCACTATTTATGTGCGTATGTTGGGTTTTATGCTTGAACCCAATGTAATTGTCCGGTTTCATGACCATACGTAGTTTACTTATGCTTGTTGTTTGGCCTCATGTATGGTAGTTGTTACTTTTTTGCTTTGTGTTATGGTCTTTGCTTGTAACTTGAAACAAATGTATGGACCTTTTCGTTTGGTTGtatgttaaaatttttaattaattatagattaTTAAGCTGGTGAAAACCAATGTAGTAAATGAAAGGGTCACCAAGCTGTGCGTTGGAAGCTTTCATCCTATCATCTGAGCCAATGAATGCAGTGTGTACATTTGAAAGCAGGATATGTCCTGCATTCTGTCCAATGCCCCAGGCAAAGGCTAAAAAATTGCAAACCCTAGCTAGGTCCACACCCATACGCcatattataacaaaaaaataatatttttgcccAAGTTCTTCTTTGAATTATATGAGAATACAGTCAAAGTAAGGTACCAAGATTTCATTACTGTTGGTGCCTTAATGTTGAAACAAGCTTACATTATGGTTTTGTAATAGGGAAAATCATTATGAAGTTATTTGTTAAACATATAATTGAGATAAAGAAGGGAAAATCAATCAATTGTtgaaatgaaattgattttttaaattatttatgatggCACAATTTTTGCAAGAAATTATCAGTGTCATTGTTAGAGATATAAACCATTATTAGGTCTATTGCTAACATCTTAAGCTTTTAGTGGGTGTAATTGTTGAAATGGTATAAATTCAGTGGACAACTTAAGCTTCATCCATGTTTCAAGCCCAACAGAGCTTTTACTAGAGGTGGCAAGCCAGAGAGGGATGCGTTCATGTTTCTAGTGTTTCTAGACAATACATAAACTTTTGGGGGATTTGGTTCTGAACAAccatcttctcttttttctagTGTTTCTAGACAATACACAAACTTTTGGGGGATTTGGTTTTGAACAaccatcttttctttttgttacatTAGTTTATGTCTTTTCAGTGGGTCTAGTTTTAAATCTTGctctatttttttacatatcttTGTTGGCATTAAGCCACCTGTtccctcatcatcatcatactTATTTGTTGTATCTTGTTATAATCAAATATTTACCTTGGATTCTTTACTTGTGCGGGCTATATATTGCATATGTTTGCACAAAAGCTTTTCAGTTATCTACAATTGAGGCTATGTAGAATGATTATTTTCCATTCTTTTTCCATATGCAGTGTAGAAAATTCAGAATTTTTGTCTGGTCTGCTTAGGGAATGGAATATTCCTCATAATGTTCTAAATGCTAGACCCAAGGTTTGTGAAAGCATAAAGTGTTGGTAACTTGGTGTCTTCAAAAGCATATGCTCTGTCTTTTCCTTTCATCAAACTAAGattgtgtttcattttttatgttttgccAGTCTCACTGAGCCCCTCCTCCTCATTTAATTCAATATGTAGCAAAAGAAGCTGAAATTGTTGCTCAAGCCGGACGGAAACATGCCATTACCCTCTCTGCAAATATGGCAGGCAGGGGCACAGATATAATCCTTGGCGGAAATCCAAAAGTAGGTGTGCCACTAATATTTGCTATTTGTGCCTAGCGTTTTGTCAGAACAATATGAATCCTAGGGTGCTGTCTTGCCTAAATATctagaaaaaaatcaaatcaatttgtATCACTTTTTGttagtagatttttttttggctAAATTACATTTATGATTCCtttattttggtttgtgtttgACTTTTGTCCTCCAAGTTTTTTGGCTTAATGATTGGTATGTGATCTGTGCCACCTACATTTGTATTGCTGCAACTACTGTGTGTGAAGTAACTTTATTATTAGTAATATATagttaataaatttcaaatattcattaaaaaaataactaatttttaattgtaggTTGACTCCCTTTCAACAGCAGTGCTGACGTAAGCACCGATGTTGAAATACTAACTTACAAAGACGTTCCTGGATTTCCACCGTCTACGAAACCCCCTTTCAACATCGGTGCTGACGTAAGCACCGATGTTGAAATACTAACTTACAAAGACGTTCCTGAATTTTCACCGTCTATGAAACCTGCGATTTCTACATCGGTCAACCGCAACAATGACTTCAAAAATGCACTATTTTACATCGGGCACAGCTTAACAAACGATGTTGAATGAACGCGTTCAACGTCGTGCCTGAAGCACCACCAATTTCGATCCGAAGCTTTCAACATCGGTCATTATGCTGACACCAATTTAGAATATTATGGCTTTCTACATCGGGCAATTGACGAACGTTGTTGAAACATTAGCTAGCCTATCAACGACTGTACATTCTACATTGTCTAtgcaccgtctttgaatgtgaaTTTCCACTAATGTAAAAACCGCGCTTTCCACTAGTGATTAAACACATGTATCAATTGATATGAGATTAATTTActttaatcaaaatattaaatttgagttataagtatataattgtgttaaatatttCGAATTCTATCAAACTTAAACAAtattatctccaataaaaaatatatctagaCCAAAAAGAATAATGGTTTCATAATTAGCCCTAATAAATCATAAGTTATAttatttgaacataaaataattaacattattttaaaatcatatgtaTCCTAATGAGTTGCATActcaaaatcattaattaaattataataactctATCTCAGTTATGAAATATTTAACGTTATGGTGTATctcattattttcctttttaacttatttttattttttccgcACACatcttaaaattaagaaaacattttccattaATCATTTTCTTGAAGTAGTAACATTAGTTATTAAGAAAACATACTTTTTAGCTTCACAGGTTTATGAAAACTAACATGCAGAAGAAACCATGCATGATTGCCACATCTCCACATGTTAATCAAAAGACAAAGCCTTTATTTCTTTTACAGTTTTCGTCATCATGGATGCATATCCTTCCAAATTTAGTCCACAACACTCTCGTACTGTCTGTTTTCCCAGCTAAGCATTTGTTACACTTTCACGATTTTCTTGTAGGCTTTGGCAGAAGAACGTGTGCATCATGCCCAAGGATACTTGTTACTTTGgtaaatgaaaaaatgaagCATACGTTATGCATATACTCATgcttttagcattctattctcGTGACGTTTACTATTTCCTTGTTAATCTTATTGCTCCCTTTATACAAATGGAAAaactttgtttatttttggCCACTCTTGTGTTCATTAGCATATTATTTCATGGAGAAATGGTAACTGCTTTGAGGACTAAAGATGGATCAGAAGAATGGGGCTATGTACAAGTCAGACCCAGTAAGCCAAATACATTACAATTATGTAATTTCATTTATGCATTGTGTTATACTATTGAACAATTTTGTTGCATACTAAGTGTTTCAGTTCACTTCATTAGCATCTTTTTAAGTGAGGAAAAGGAATCCAGAGGGAAACAATTGTAACATTACCTTATACTTTGGATTGTATTTGTTATCACAGAAGCCCACATGTTCTGGTTGGCTATACAGAAGTGCCCACAGAGTGGACAATCCATCAAAGCCATGGCCAATTATTCTCTGGTTGCAGGGAGGACCTGTGAGTCTGCTTCAAATTGTGCCATATGATGTTAATTAACTAAGAATAAAGATAGATTCTATGTTTTTAGTGTGAAATTTTATTGGACAGGGCTCTTCAGGAGTTGGAAACTTCAAAGAGATTGGCCCTCTGGATGACAATTTAAAGCCAAGGAATTTCACATGGCTGAAGAAAGCTGATCTGCTATTTGTGgtaactaaaaaaacaattcattttaattcttttcacAGTTGTTTTCATCACTCAATTAATGGCATTTGGTGTATGTTGTAGGACAATCCAGTTGGAACTGGGTACAGTTTTGTGGAGGATTCTAGGCTCTTAGTTAAAACAGATAAGGAGGCAGCCACTGACTTGACTACATTGTTAACTGAGTTATTCAACGGTGATTACAGCCTCCAAAAGAGTCCTTTCTTCATTGTGGCAGAGTCTTACGGTG harbors:
- the LOC102662218 gene encoding serine carboxypeptidase-like 51, with amino-acid sequence MDQKNGAMYKSDPKPTCSGWLYRSAHRVDNPSKPWPIILWLQGGPGSSGVGNFKEIGPLDDNLKPRNFTWLKKADLLFVDNPVGTGYSFVEDSRLLVKTDKEAATDLTTLLTELFNGDYSLQKSPFFIVAESYGGKFAVTLGLSVIKAIHKGKLKLKLGGIFLS